The following coding sequences lie in one Thalassoglobus polymorphus genomic window:
- a CDS encoding alpha/beta hydrolase family protein, with the protein MKILSTFVLIAMTSQLNADEISTSIWDLKALSKPPKMEWVDSNVPIRSLIFTGPDYNGEPTQVFAFYATPGTLSGDTSKDKNLPAVVLLHGGGGTAFADWVELWAKRGYAAIALDFSGRRPASPVFDRKTNELVVERNHGKLVRTRLPHGGPEHTGQEKFNNVGGDITDDWQYHAISNILLAHSLVRSFPEVDPERTAVTGISWGGYLTCIAASVDSRFKAAVPVYGCGFLYEGESVQKPQIDRLSPEKREAWIKMYDPSKHLVNCHVPILFVNGTNDIHYPLNSYMKSYHAVPGEKNLRIEVNMRHGHPSGWAPMEIEQFVASKIHNAKPLAKIDRPEQHDAQATARFQSQVPISKAHFHWTSDRGLLSKRKWSTTAADLDVKGKVLTSQVPDDATIWYFTATDERGAMTSSEVIFVVTKKE; encoded by the coding sequence ATGAAAATTTTATCAACCTTCGTTTTGATCGCTATGACCTCTCAGTTAAATGCTGACGAGATATCGACTTCGATTTGGGATCTGAAAGCTCTTTCAAAGCCACCGAAAATGGAGTGGGTTGATTCCAATGTCCCCATTCGATCATTGATCTTTACCGGGCCTGATTACAACGGTGAACCGACTCAGGTTTTTGCTTTCTATGCCACACCTGGCACCCTTTCCGGGGACACATCGAAAGACAAGAACCTCCCAGCCGTTGTCCTGCTGCATGGAGGAGGCGGGACCGCTTTCGCCGATTGGGTCGAACTCTGGGCGAAGCGTGGGTACGCTGCCATTGCACTCGATTTCTCTGGTCGAAGACCTGCTTCGCCCGTCTTCGATAGGAAAACGAATGAACTTGTCGTCGAGCGAAACCACGGCAAGCTTGTGCGAACACGATTACCGCATGGAGGACCGGAACATACTGGTCAGGAGAAATTCAACAACGTCGGCGGTGACATCACTGACGATTGGCAGTATCACGCGATTTCGAACATCTTGCTGGCCCATTCTCTTGTACGAAGTTTTCCGGAAGTCGATCCCGAACGGACAGCAGTCACCGGCATTAGCTGGGGCGGTTACCTGACATGCATCGCTGCCTCGGTTGATTCACGATTCAAAGCTGCCGTTCCAGTCTACGGATGTGGTTTCCTCTATGAAGGAGAATCTGTCCAAAAGCCGCAAATTGACCGGCTCTCCCCAGAGAAGCGAGAAGCGTGGATTAAAATGTACGATCCATCAAAGCACCTCGTGAACTGTCATGTCCCGATTCTCTTTGTGAATGGGACGAACGATATTCATTATCCCCTCAACAGTTACATGAAAAGCTATCACGCTGTTCCCGGCGAAAAGAATTTGCGTATCGAAGTCAACATGAGGCACGGACATCCATCCGGTTGGGCTCCAATGGAGATCGAGCAGTTTGTTGCCAGCAAAATCCATAACGCAAAACCTCTTGCAAAAATAGACCGACCGGAGCAACACGACGCACAGGCAACCGCCCGGTTTCAGTCGCAAGTTCCAATTTCGAAAGCTCATTTCCATTGGACAAGCGATAGAGGCTTGCTCTCCAAAAGGAAGTGGTCAACAACTGCCGCCGATCTTGACGTCAAAGGCAAAGTTCTCACATCACAAGTCCCCGATGACGCAACCATCTGGTATTTCACAGCGACTGATGAACGAGGCGCAATGACCTCCTCTGAAGTGATCTTTGTCGTTACGAAGAAAGAGTGA
- a CDS encoding glycosyltransferase family 2 protein, with protein MHAVAADNTLPQRTIAVMPAYNASKTIRRTLEDIPKGVVDEVILVDDCSTDDTVEVAKSLGVTVIEHKKNGGYGANQKTCYEHALQRGADFVVMIHPDYQYDSRVMGAAIEFIKLGICDVVLGSRIRTRREALKGGMPVYKYIANRFLTTIENVALGQNVGDFHSGFRAYSRAVLEKIPFQTNSDDFVFDSQFLAQAVHFGFRIGDVPVPVRYFDEASSINFRRSAKYGLATLGVLAQFHLHRMDIWKNRLFLEKQTSSD; from the coding sequence ATGCACGCTGTCGCTGCGGACAATACATTGCCGCAGAGAACGATTGCAGTGATGCCCGCTTACAATGCATCGAAAACGATCAGGCGGACTCTCGAAGACATTCCCAAGGGAGTGGTTGATGAAGTCATTCTCGTTGATGATTGCAGCACCGACGACACTGTCGAAGTTGCGAAGTCATTGGGAGTGACTGTGATTGAGCACAAAAAGAACGGCGGTTACGGAGCCAATCAAAAGACCTGCTACGAGCACGCACTTCAACGTGGAGCAGATTTCGTAGTGATGATCCATCCTGATTATCAGTACGATAGCCGGGTCATGGGGGCCGCCATCGAGTTCATCAAACTCGGCATCTGTGATGTTGTCCTCGGTTCACGAATCCGGACCCGACGAGAAGCACTCAAGGGGGGAATGCCGGTCTACAAATACATCGCCAATCGATTCCTCACGACAATTGAAAACGTTGCATTGGGACAGAATGTCGGAGACTTCCATTCCGGCTTTAGAGCTTATTCGCGAGCAGTCCTGGAGAAAATTCCGTTTCAAACAAACTCCGATGATTTCGTCTTCGACAGCCAGTTTCTGGCACAAGCGGTCCACTTCGGATTTCGCATCGGTGATGTACCCGTTCCAGTTCGGTACTTCGATGAAGCCAGCAGCATCAATTTTCGCCGCAGTGCCAAGTACGGCCTTGCAACACTCGGCGTACTGGCTCAGTTCCATTTGC